One stretch of Streptomyces sp. 135 DNA includes these proteins:
- a CDS encoding carbohydrate ABC transporter permease, which produces MTTPMPARRRIAPALTYLSLIVASLVVLVPLAVVLLTSLKTSEEVSDGGPLSLPGDWLNFDNYATAFTDGKLLSAFANTAFILLFSITGTVLIGSMTAYAVDRFDFRAKKPVMALFLIATLVPGVTTQVATFQVVNGFGLFNSIWAPVMLYMGTDIVSIYIFLQFIRGIPVSLDEAARLDGANSLTIYWKIILPLLKPAIATVVIIKGITVYNDFYIPFLYMPSEELGTISTALFRFKGPFGAHWEHISAGTILVIVPTLLVFLFLQRYIYNGFARGATK; this is translated from the coding sequence ATGACCACGCCCATGCCCGCCCGCCGCCGGATCGCACCCGCCCTGACCTATCTGTCGCTGATCGTCGCGTCCCTGGTCGTGCTGGTCCCGCTCGCCGTCGTCCTCCTCACCTCACTCAAGACGTCCGAGGAGGTCAGCGACGGCGGCCCGCTGTCACTGCCGGGCGACTGGCTCAACTTCGACAACTACGCGACGGCGTTCACGGACGGCAAGCTCCTGTCCGCCTTCGCCAACACCGCCTTCATCCTGCTGTTCTCCATCACGGGGACGGTGCTCATCGGCTCGATGACCGCGTACGCCGTCGACCGCTTCGACTTCCGCGCGAAGAAGCCGGTCATGGCCCTGTTCCTGATCGCCACCCTGGTGCCCGGGGTCACCACACAGGTCGCGACCTTCCAAGTGGTCAACGGCTTCGGGCTGTTCAACAGCATCTGGGCGCCGGTCATGTTGTACATGGGGACGGACATCGTCTCGATCTACATCTTCCTCCAGTTCATCCGGGGCATCCCGGTCTCGCTCGACGAGGCCGCGCGCCTCGACGGGGCGAACTCCCTCACCATCTACTGGAAGATCATCCTGCCGCTGCTGAAACCGGCGATCGCCACGGTCGTCATCATCAAGGGCATCACCGTCTACAACGACTTCTACATTCCCTTCCTCTACATGCCGTCCGAGGAGTTGGGCACCATCTCCACCGCCCTGTTCCGCTTCAAGGGCCCGTTCGGCGCGCACTGGGAGCACATCTCGGCCGGCACGATCCTGGTGATCGTCCCGACCCTCCTCGTCTTCCTCTTCCTCCAGCGCTACATCTACAACGGCTTCGCACGGGGCGCGACCAAGTGA
- a CDS encoding dienelactone hydrolase family protein → MTRRESTGSATETLEIPTPDGRADAFAAFPDRPGRHPGVLLYTDAFGTRPVLEKMAGELAGHGYYVLVPHIYYRHGPAPVIELPEHIGEEERPGVFARVMPLARAHTTERALRDAEAYLGFLTSRPEVATGPVAAVGYCMGAVLAVRTAAAHPEQVAAVAGFHPSPLVTEAPDSPHRLFSRLTAQVHLGLAESDMSPEAIRELDGALEAAGVDHTSEVYPGTVHGFTMADTDAFDASALRRHWDRLLPLLDRTLAAG, encoded by the coding sequence GTGACCCGGCGAGAGAGCACCGGCTCCGCGACCGAGACGCTGGAGATCCCCACCCCGGACGGCCGTGCCGACGCGTTCGCCGCCTTCCCCGACCGTCCCGGGCGGCACCCGGGTGTGCTGCTGTACACCGACGCCTTCGGTACGCGGCCGGTGCTGGAGAAGATGGCCGGCGAACTGGCCGGGCACGGGTATTACGTGCTCGTCCCCCACATCTACTACCGGCACGGCCCCGCACCGGTGATCGAGCTTCCCGAGCACATCGGGGAGGAGGAGCGGCCGGGAGTCTTCGCCCGAGTGATGCCCCTGGCCCGGGCCCACACCACCGAGCGTGCCCTGCGCGACGCCGAGGCCTACCTCGGCTTCCTCACCAGCCGGCCGGAGGTCGCCACCGGACCGGTCGCCGCCGTCGGCTACTGCATGGGCGCGGTCCTCGCGGTGCGCACCGCGGCGGCCCACCCCGAACAGGTGGCCGCCGTCGCCGGGTTCCACCCCAGCCCCCTGGTCACCGAGGCGCCCGACAGCCCGCACCGTCTCTTCTCGCGGCTCACCGCCCAAGTCCACCTCGGGCTCGCCGAGAGCGACATGTCCCCCGAGGCGATCAGGGAGCTCGACGGGGCCCTGGAAGCGGCAGGGGTCGACCACACCTCGGAGGTCTACCCCGGTACCGTCCACGGCTTCACCATGGCCGACACCGACGCCTTCGACGCCTCGGCCCTGCGGCGCCACTGGGACCGCCTGCTGCCTCTCCTCGACCGCACCCTGGCCGCCGGCTGA
- a CDS encoding DinB family protein, which translates to MARMNDQPERWSRATVYPDMWADPDDDPRENRGVSPDGELATLQNFLAGYRLTLRMKCEGLNAEQLARRSVPPSTMSLLGLIRHLAEAERDWSNWISEGDPLPTLYGEPDGDFDGAVAEQAEVDAAYRALEREQAATDAALAEHEDLGERLGKEGIAVRELMVHRIEEYARHCGHADLLRECIDGRVGQ; encoded by the coding sequence ATGGCACGCATGAATGATCAACCCGAGCGATGGAGCAGAGCGACCGTCTACCCCGACATGTGGGCCGACCCGGACGACGATCCTCGCGAGAACCGGGGAGTGAGCCCAGACGGCGAGCTGGCGACGCTCCAGAATTTCCTGGCGGGCTACCGCTTGACCCTGCGCATGAAGTGCGAGGGCCTGAACGCGGAGCAGTTGGCCCGCCGCTCGGTTCCGCCTTCGACGATGTCGCTGCTGGGCCTGATCCGCCATCTCGCCGAGGCGGAACGCGACTGGTCGAACTGGATCAGCGAGGGCGACCCGCTGCCGACGCTGTACGGCGAGCCCGACGGCGACTTCGACGGAGCGGTGGCCGAGCAGGCCGAGGTCGACGCCGCGTACCGCGCCCTGGAGCGTGAGCAGGCCGCGACCGACGCGGCGCTTGCCGAACACGAGGACCTGGGCGAGCGTCTGGGCAAGGAGGGCATCGCGGTCCGGGAGCTGATGGTGCACAGGATCGAGGAGTACGCCCGGCACTGCGGGCACGCCGACCTGCTCCGTGAGTGCATCGACGGACGGGTGGGCCAGTGA
- a CDS encoding RNA polymerase sigma factor SigF produces MATTTQAVTESEQLPEITAPQSVAPQDARALSKLFFGRLATVEEGTAEYQYVRNTLIEMNMSLVRYAAGRFRNRSDDMEDIVQVGMIGLIKAIDRFELSRDTQFATFAVPYIVGEIKRFFRDTSWAVHVPRRLQEARVELAKATEELRTRLGRAPRVAELAALMDLSEDEVIEAQVAANGYNSTSLDAAVHGDPDEGEAALADFIGQEDPALELVEDFHTLAPLIAELDERDREILHLRFVDELTQSQIGERLGVSQMHVSRLLTRTLKRLRAGMLTPAE; encoded by the coding sequence ATGGCGACCACAACGCAGGCAGTGACCGAAAGCGAGCAATTGCCGGAGATCACCGCGCCGCAGTCGGTGGCCCCGCAGGATGCCCGGGCCCTGTCGAAGCTGTTCTTCGGCCGGCTCGCCACGGTGGAAGAGGGAACCGCCGAGTACCAGTACGTGCGGAACACCCTGATCGAGATGAACATGTCCCTGGTCCGCTACGCGGCCGGACGCTTCCGCAACCGGTCCGACGACATGGAGGACATCGTCCAGGTCGGCATGATCGGTCTGATCAAGGCCATCGACCGTTTCGAGCTGTCCCGCGACACCCAGTTCGCCACCTTCGCCGTGCCGTACATCGTAGGTGAGATCAAGCGGTTCTTCCGCGACACCTCCTGGGCGGTGCACGTCCCCCGCCGGCTGCAAGAGGCCCGGGTGGAGCTGGCCAAGGCCACGGAGGAGCTCAGGACGCGGCTCGGCCGGGCCCCCCGGGTCGCCGAACTGGCCGCCCTGATGGACCTGAGCGAGGACGAGGTCATCGAGGCCCAGGTGGCCGCCAACGGCTACAACTCCACCTCCCTGGACGCGGCCGTGCACGGTGACCCCGATGAGGGCGAGGCCGCCCTCGCCGACTTCATCGGCCAAGAGGACCCCGCGCTGGAGCTCGTGGAGGACTTCCACACACTGGCCCCCCTGATCGCCGAGCTCGACGAGCGCGACCGGGAGATCCTCCACCTGCGGTTCGTCGACGAGCTGACCCAGTCCCAGATCGGCGAACGTCTCGGCGTCTCGCAGATGCATGTCTCCCGGTTGCTGACCCGCACGCTGAAGCGCCTGCGCGCGGGCATGCTCACCCCTGCCGAGTGA
- a CDS encoding PP2C family protein-serine/threonine phosphatase — protein sequence MAVERALRTSAPHALLDAVQDTLTVHYTARKVDLLMADYAMTILQPVNALPHTAAPVPIHTSAPGRAFGAQEPYVEAGGRGGLCTAHLPVSVRGDRIGILSVCLPAEACDPATLRELADVAEVLGHEIVVAQRDTDLYLQARRADRLTLAAEMQWQLLPGRSCSRPEYDIGAQLEPAYAIHGDNFDWSASADHLTLTVTNGMGEGIEAALLTSLAINALRNARRAGLSLSDQACLADQAVYGHYQGAVHLSMLLLRFDLATGETEIIDAGSPKMWRMRNGRAEPVALDAQLPLGMSEDTPYTAEHFQVSPGDRLLFVSDGVYDVASPTGERYSERALTRAMTNSRLLPPSQVPRAVLHELSGHRGPIAAADDALIVCLDWRGRP from the coding sequence ATGGCTGTGGAGCGCGCCCTGCGCACCTCCGCACCGCACGCTCTTCTCGACGCAGTGCAGGACACGCTCACCGTTCACTACACAGCCCGCAAGGTCGACCTGCTCATGGCCGACTACGCGATGACCATACTCCAACCGGTCAACGCCCTTCCGCACACGGCGGCCCCCGTGCCGATCCACACCAGCGCCCCCGGCCGGGCCTTCGGGGCACAGGAACCGTACGTCGAAGCCGGCGGCCGCGGCGGACTGTGCACCGCCCACCTCCCCGTGAGCGTGCGCGGCGACCGCATCGGCATCCTCAGCGTCTGTCTGCCGGCCGAGGCCTGCGACCCCGCCACCCTGCGGGAACTGGCCGACGTGGCGGAGGTCCTCGGCCACGAGATCGTCGTGGCCCAGCGCGACACCGATCTCTACCTCCAGGCACGGCGCGCCGACCGGCTCACCCTCGCCGCCGAGATGCAGTGGCAGCTGCTGCCGGGCCGCTCCTGCTCCCGCCCCGAGTACGACATCGGGGCCCAGCTCGAACCGGCCTACGCCATCCACGGCGACAACTTCGACTGGTCGGCCTCCGCCGACCACCTCACGCTCACCGTCACCAACGGCATGGGCGAGGGCATCGAAGCCGCCCTGCTCACCAGCCTGGCCATCAACGCGCTGCGCAACGCCCGCCGTGCCGGACTCTCGCTGAGCGACCAGGCCTGCCTGGCCGACCAAGCCGTGTACGGGCACTACCAAGGCGCCGTCCATCTCTCCATGCTGCTCCTGCGCTTCGATCTCGCCACGGGAGAGACGGAGATCATCGACGCGGGCTCCCCGAAGATGTGGCGCATGCGCAACGGCAGGGCCGAGCCCGTCGCCCTGGACGCGCAGCTGCCGCTCGGCATGTCCGAGGACACGCCCTACACCGCGGAGCACTTCCAGGTCAGCCCCGGGGACCGGCTGCTGTTCGTCAGCGACGGTGTCTACGACGTGGCGTCGCCGACGGGGGAGCGCTACAGCGAGCGCGCGCTCACCCGGGCGATGACCAACTCCCGCCTGTTGCCGCCCTCGCAGGTCCCGCGCGCCGTGCTCCATGAACTCTCCGGTCACCGCGGCCCGATCGCCGCCGCCGACGACGCCCTGATCGTGTGCCTCGACTGGCGGGGCCGCCCCTGA
- a CDS encoding MarR family transcriptional regulator, with the protein MDSETSVRGGQNAAAHAAREVIEVLEVLWSRGRDLTPTAPVSSSQLRVLYALDGAQGINLRTLGEFLGSAPSSVSRMCDRLHALGFIERSLSPASRRELELRLSSRGENYLTELRARRESALLEAISAMRPADRAALVRGLDGFHRAVEHTAPGRTPAGDRSAESA; encoded by the coding sequence ATGGATTCCGAAACTTCCGTCAGGGGCGGCCAGAATGCGGCCGCGCATGCTGCCCGGGAAGTCATCGAAGTGCTCGAGGTGCTGTGGAGCAGGGGCAGGGATCTCACTCCGACCGCACCGGTGTCGTCGTCACAGTTGCGCGTGCTGTACGCCCTGGACGGCGCTCAGGGGATCAACTTGCGAACGCTCGGTGAGTTCCTGGGATCTGCGCCGTCCTCGGTGAGTCGTATGTGTGACCGTCTTCACGCCCTGGGCTTCATCGAGCGGTCCCTCAGCCCGGCCAGCCGCCGCGAGCTCGAACTCCGCTTGTCGAGCCGGGGAGAAAATTACCTCACCGAGCTGCGGGCCCGACGCGAGAGTGCGCTGTTGGAAGCCATCTCGGCGATGCGGCCGGCGGACCGTGCCGCCCTGGTGCGGGGGCTGGACGGCTTCCATCGTGCGGTGGAACACACCGCGCCGGGGCGCACACCGGCGGGCGACCGCTCGGCCGAGTCCGCCTGA
- a CDS encoding STAS domain-containing protein, producing MNTSESEARLRVSTALREQGEKVADRWVQLQSEQAVLETGITEAELNEEADSLVEALLAGLETDIPVQDVVTTHPGLRQAVTDLSMRRARGGATPTATSPAILALKEALLEAVQSDTRDVTALYHAALFINRLLDTAGAMSFEIYVEGREEIIRRQSRQLLEVSTPVVRIWDRVLAVPLIGTLDTTRTQVVMENLLEAIERDEAQVAIIDITGVPTVDTAVAHHLMQTVNAVRLMGADCVISGIRPPIAQIIAQLGIDLSAILTRATLADALAAAIPLLTDQPVHQSSLAGVR from the coding sequence ATGAACACCAGTGAGTCCGAGGCCCGGTTGCGCGTCAGCACGGCCCTGCGTGAGCAGGGCGAGAAAGTGGCCGATCGGTGGGTGCAACTCCAGTCGGAGCAGGCCGTCCTGGAGACGGGTATCACCGAGGCCGAGCTGAACGAAGAAGCCGACTCCTTGGTCGAAGCGCTGCTCGCCGGTCTTGAGACGGACATTCCGGTGCAGGACGTGGTCACCACGCACCCCGGCCTGCGCCAGGCCGTCACGGACCTGTCGATGCGCCGCGCGCGCGGCGGCGCGACGCCCACGGCGACCTCCCCGGCAATATTGGCGCTGAAGGAGGCGCTGCTGGAAGCGGTGCAGTCCGATACACGTGACGTCACCGCGCTCTACCACGCGGCGCTCTTCATCAACCGCCTGCTCGACACCGCGGGCGCGATGTCCTTCGAGATCTACGTGGAAGGCCGCGAGGAGATCATCCGGCGCCAGAGCCGCCAGCTCCTGGAAGTGTCGACGCCCGTGGTGCGCATCTGGGACCGGGTCCTCGCCGTGCCGCTGATCGGGACGCTCGACACGACCCGGACGCAGGTGGTGATGGAGAACCTGCTGGAGGCCATCGAGCGGGACGAGGCGCAGGTCGCGATCATCGACATCACGGGTGTGCCGACGGTGGACACCGCGGTCGCGCACCACCTGATGCAGACGGTCAACGCGGTACGGCTGATGGGCGCCGACTGCGTGATCAGCGGCATCCGTCCGCCGATCGCCCAGATCATCGCGCAGCTCGGCATCGACCTGTCGGCCATCCTGACGCGGGCGACGCTGGCGGACGCGCTGGCCGCCGCCATCCCGCTGCTGACGGACCAGCCGGTCCACCAGTCCTCGCTCGCGGGCGTGCGGTGA
- a CDS encoding STAS domain-containing protein, producing MSGGLSGVPILRLGDVLVTGLLNELDDKAAIAFTEELTERIVADRARAVLIDISRLELIDSFVARTLMELTTTARLLGARVIVAGMRPAVAITLVELGLQLSGVETTLNAEQGMIALGWQPASRPPKGGPVDPLR from the coding sequence GTGAGCGGCGGCTTGAGCGGCGTTCCCATCCTGCGCCTCGGTGATGTGCTGGTCACCGGTCTGCTCAACGAGCTCGACGACAAGGCCGCGATCGCCTTCACCGAGGAGCTGACGGAGCGCATCGTCGCCGACCGGGCGCGCGCCGTGCTCATCGACATCTCGCGGCTGGAGCTCATCGACTCGTTCGTGGCGCGCACACTCATGGAACTGACCACCACGGCACGTCTGCTCGGGGCCAGGGTCATAGTGGCCGGCATGCGACCCGCGGTCGCGATCACCCTGGTGGAACTGGGGTTGCAACTGTCCGGTGTGGAGACCACCCTCAACGCGGAGCAGGGCATGATCGCGTTGGGTTGGCAGCCGGCCTCCCGACCCCCAAAGGGGGGCCCCGTTGACCCTCTACGGTGA
- a CDS encoding anti-sigma regulatory factor, whose protein sequence is MRAEEDLLAARHAVREATLRAGFGLVDQTRIVTAASELARNAYVHGGGGNLTLEIVQKGGRRGLKLVVSDQGPGIPDIEQAFADGFTTGAGLGHGLGGARRLMDEFHVWSSPGRGTTVTAVRWNGRG, encoded by the coding sequence ATCCGGGCGGAGGAGGACCTGCTGGCGGCGCGGCACGCGGTGCGGGAGGCGACCTTGCGGGCCGGCTTCGGACTCGTGGACCAGACGCGCATCGTCACGGCCGCCAGTGAGCTGGCCCGCAACGCCTACGTGCACGGCGGCGGCGGCAACCTCACCCTGGAGATCGTGCAGAAGGGCGGTCGCCGGGGCCTGAAGCTGGTGGTGAGCGATCAGGGTCCGGGCATCCCGGACATCGAGCAGGCGTTCGCCGACGGCTTCACCACCGGTGCGGGCCTCGGGCACGGTCTGGGCGGTGCGCGGCGCCTCATGGACGAGTTCCACGTGTGGTCCTCCCCGGGCCGGGGCACTACCGTGACCGCCGTGCGCTGGAACGGACGCGGGTGA
- a CDS encoding SpoIIE family protein phosphatase produces the protein MNSSVAARTLHIAIDHPSAVQSAADHARSLASACAMKGVLPDQAAVLASELASNIVKHARNGALFVHRAPLGGGLDVLAVDTGPGMADIGLSLTDGYSTTRTMGAGLGAARRIATDFAIRSEAGLGTLVHARLAGPDAPPRGAALGALCLPADGEDASGDGYAVAEASGVRTALVIDGLGHGPEAAMAAQRAERTFLGDPAAPLADILTALHKALRHTRGAAAAALRIAAGRAEFCGVGNVRAVALSPEGVHHQFTGQAGIIGYTLPKPRSRFVDLSEHTTVAVHTDGIDHRWTQAPTPARLTLPPALLAASLTHTHRRRRDDATVLALGPHMGMR, from the coding sequence GTGAACAGCAGCGTCGCGGCCCGTACTCTGCACATCGCCATCGACCATCCGAGCGCTGTGCAGAGTGCGGCCGACCATGCCCGTTCCCTCGCCTCCGCCTGCGCCATGAAGGGCGTGCTGCCGGACCAGGCGGCCGTCCTCGCCAGCGAGTTGGCCAGCAACATCGTCAAGCACGCCCGCAACGGCGCCCTGTTCGTCCACCGGGCGCCGCTCGGCGGCGGCCTCGACGTCCTGGCCGTCGACACCGGCCCCGGCATGGCGGACATCGGCCTGAGCCTCACGGACGGGTACAGCACCACCCGGACGATGGGCGCCGGTCTGGGTGCCGCGCGCCGGATCGCCACGGACTTCGCCATCCGCTCAGAGGCGGGGCTCGGCACGCTCGTCCACGCCCGCCTCGCCGGGCCCGACGCCCCGCCGCGCGGGGCGGCGCTGGGGGCGCTGTGCCTGCCCGCCGACGGTGAGGACGCGAGCGGCGACGGGTACGCCGTCGCCGAAGCCTCCGGCGTCCGGACCGCGTTGGTGATCGACGGCCTCGGCCACGGCCCCGAGGCCGCCATGGCGGCGCAGCGTGCCGAGCGTACGTTCCTGGGGGACCCGGCCGCCCCGCTCGCGGACATCCTGACCGCGCTGCACAAGGCCCTGCGGCACACGCGCGGCGCCGCCGCGGCCGCGCTGCGCATCGCGGCCGGGCGGGCCGAGTTCTGCGGGGTCGGCAACGTCCGCGCCGTGGCGCTCTCCCCCGAAGGCGTACACCACCAGTTCACCGGGCAGGCCGGAATCATCGGATACACCCTCCCCAAGCCCAGGAGCCGGTTCGTGGACCTGTCGGAGCACACCACGGTGGCCGTGCACACCGACGGGATCGACCACCGGTGGACGCAGGCCCCCACGCCCGCGCGTCTTACGCTGCCTCCGGCGCTCCTCGCCGCCTCGTTGACCCACACCCATCGCCGGCGTCGTGACGACGCCACCGTCCTTGCCCTTGGCCCCCACATGGGAATGAGATGA
- a CDS encoding PP2C family protein-serine/threonine phosphatase: MTRETFRTLTALRHTVRSIALGHRLPADDRARLVLSLSEVAAPVLGGGRPVTLLSGRETDEDGAHRLTLALRLPQQSAGADVVPDRLPLRARARSDGTVVWNLPLPPTGAHGQPVPTIGQQASPSAAARSSEADIALLEEELRAALARADALADEHRMLKHELAETNSGVLALYVQLEERDEQLRTAHGRTLRALEDALRPRPLHVDGLELAVHYAPASDEAPTGGDLYDWFTLPDGTVHITVVDALGHGITSTRTALTVTHAVRTLALEGHPLESIVARTDSVLAPFDQSVMATLLLARLNLADGQLTLANGSHPPALLAHGDGTASYLEVRGRGIGFPMPGSDRVLTATMEPDDVLLLYTDGLTESRRDPCEGEARLKEALCRHRARPTEQIPGLLAEDLLSDVLHQDDTLAIAVRRTGA; encoded by the coding sequence ATGACCCGCGAAACCTTCCGTACGCTCACGGCTCTGCGGCACACCGTGCGCAGCATCGCCCTGGGGCACCGGTTGCCCGCCGACGACCGGGCGCGCCTCGTCCTGTCGCTGAGCGAGGTGGCCGCCCCGGTCCTGGGCGGCGGCCGCCCCGTCACCCTGCTGAGCGGACGCGAGACGGACGAGGACGGGGCCCACCGGCTGACGCTGGCCCTGCGCCTGCCCCAGCAGAGCGCCGGCGCCGACGTGGTGCCGGACCGGCTGCCGCTGCGCGCGCGGGCCCGGTCGGACGGCACGGTGGTGTGGAACCTCCCGCTGCCGCCCACGGGTGCGCACGGCCAGCCGGTGCCCACCATCGGGCAGCAGGCGAGCCCTTCCGCGGCGGCGCGGAGCAGCGAGGCGGACATCGCGCTGCTGGAGGAGGAGCTCCGCGCGGCGCTGGCCCGCGCCGACGCCCTGGCGGACGAGCACCGCATGCTCAAGCACGAACTGGCCGAGACCAACAGCGGGGTCCTGGCCCTGTACGTGCAGCTGGAGGAGCGCGACGAGCAGCTGCGGACGGCGCACGGCCGCACCCTGCGCGCCCTGGAGGACGCGCTGCGTCCCAGACCCCTGCATGTCGACGGCCTCGAACTGGCCGTGCACTACGCCCCGGCGAGCGACGAGGCGCCCACCGGCGGCGACCTGTACGACTGGTTCACCCTCCCGGACGGCACGGTCCACATCACCGTCGTCGACGCGCTCGGGCACGGGATCACCAGTACGCGCACCGCGTTGACCGTCACCCACGCGGTGCGCACCCTCGCCCTGGAAGGGCACCCGCTGGAGAGCATCGTGGCGCGTACGGACAGCGTCCTCGCGCCCTTCGACCAGAGCGTCATGGCCACCCTGCTGCTGGCCCGGCTGAACCTCGCCGACGGGCAGCTCACCTTGGCCAACGGCAGCCATCCGCCCGCCCTCCTGGCCCACGGCGACGGCACCGCGAGCTACTTGGAGGTACGCGGACGGGGCATCGGCTTCCCCATGCCGGGCAGCGACCGTGTCCTGACGGCGACCATGGAACCCGACGACGTGCTGCTGCTCTACACCGACGGCCTCACCGAGAGCCGCAGGGACCCGTGCGAAGGCGAGGCCCGGCTCAAAGAGGCCCTGTGCCGCCATCGCGCGCGACCGACCGAGCAGATCCCGGGCCTGCTGGCCGAGGACCTGCTCAGCGATGTCCTCCACCAGGACGACACGCTGGCGATCGCGGTGCGGCGCACGGGGGCGTAG
- a CDS encoding ankyrin repeat domain-containing protein → MSFFDDLVLPEEPAAERTASLRLSPPGEDAGRYAPPVDWFAPVLHSQLDVVGAGAHARVVMTGWSLWPRAATLHLSVFRDVRWSSAAAGRQSGLRVGLLFRDGRRVTSLDGTVHRAVEWTRPDGQEATAMTDQAVGLIPLDPGLHQSRRSLFKTDVDLYLAELPPPDEAHLVVEWPDEGIDETRTLIDTAALHAAAARALEVWPGLEPPEPAEQPGSFATLEVSGPPGFLARPLTGHQRMMLRRQEEERLRHVPRADWARVSYGDWGDARVIRARLDGGAPPNARIEGHGSTPLHLAAERGAAEAVAALLSHGAEPNSYDEDEHTPLWYAACTVDEGSVRALIAAGADVWTPQTGPWSPGRLLLTTPLAPLVAELPGAVELPAGEAAAFREADALIAACGERELWTEGLGLCFVRDLSEEEVIHRLGADPAQCPTADLEHAPFDLTSYDESLRHVGVTGVPGAPGGCLITQEGYLPSDDTVLRAISPDTAAYGVYFNPKGGTFGTLAHNGEVAVHEEIDLWPDESAPPAHWHFRFWQRRHVFPHGANVLAYAASAAGMRISDAREAVARRAPCRWVELPARLQR, encoded by the coding sequence ATGAGCTTCTTCGACGACCTGGTGTTACCGGAAGAGCCGGCCGCCGAGCGGACCGCGTCGCTCCGCCTGAGCCCGCCGGGGGAGGACGCGGGGCGCTACGCCCCGCCCGTGGACTGGTTCGCACCCGTGCTGCACTCGCAGTTGGACGTGGTCGGCGCCGGGGCGCACGCCCGGGTGGTGATGACGGGATGGTCCCTGTGGCCGAGGGCGGCGACGCTGCACCTGTCGGTCTTCCGCGACGTCCGCTGGTCCAGCGCGGCGGCCGGGCGGCAGTCCGGGCTCAGGGTCGGCCTGCTGTTCCGCGACGGCCGCCGGGTGACCTCCCTGGACGGCACGGTGCACCGAGCGGTGGAGTGGACGAGGCCGGACGGGCAGGAGGCCACGGCGATGACGGACCAGGCCGTCGGCCTGATCCCGCTGGACCCTGGCCTGCACCAGTCCCGCCGCTCCCTCTTCAAGACCGACGTCGACCTGTATCTGGCGGAACTGCCTCCGCCCGACGAAGCACATCTGGTCGTCGAGTGGCCGGACGAGGGCATCGACGAGACGCGCACCCTGATCGACACCGCCGCGTTGCATGCCGCGGCGGCGCGAGCGCTCGAGGTCTGGCCGGGCCTCGAACCACCGGAGCCGGCGGAGCAGCCGGGTTCCTTCGCGACCTTGGAAGTGAGCGGACCGCCCGGCTTCCTGGCCCGGCCCCTGACAGGGCACCAGCGCATGATGCTGCGCCGTCAGGAGGAAGAGAGGCTGCGCCATGTGCCGCGGGCCGACTGGGCACGGGTGTCCTACGGGGACTGGGGCGACGCGCGGGTGATCCGGGCCCGGCTCGACGGGGGCGCGCCGCCCAACGCCCGTATCGAGGGACATGGGTCGACCCCGCTGCACCTGGCGGCGGAGCGCGGGGCGGCGGAAGCGGTCGCCGCGCTCCTCTCCCACGGTGCGGAGCCCAACTCGTACGACGAAGACGAACACACCCCGTTGTGGTACGCCGCCTGCACCGTGGACGAGGGCAGCGTCCGTGCGCTGATCGCCGCAGGGGCCGATGTGTGGACGCCGCAGACGGGACCCTGGTCCCCGGGCAGGCTGCTGCTGACCACGCCGCTCGCGCCACTCGTCGCGGAACTGCCCGGGGCGGTGGAGCTGCCTGCCGGCGAAGCCGCCGCCTTCCGGGAGGCGGACGCGCTCATCGCGGCATGCGGCGAGCGCGAGCTGTGGACGGAGGGGCTCGGTCTCTGCTTCGTGCGGGACCTGAGTGAGGAAGAGGTGATCCACCGCCTGGGCGCTGATCCCGCGCAGTGCCCGACGGCGGACCTCGAGCACGCCCCCTTCGACCTGACGTCCTATGACGAGTCCCTCCGCCATGTGGGGGTGACCGGCGTGCCCGGCGCACCCGGCGGCTGCCTGATCACCCAAGAGGGATACCTGCCGAGCGATGACACCGTGCTGCGGGCGATATCGCCGGACACCGCCGCGTACGGCGTCTACTTCAACCCCAAGGGCGGCACCTTCGGGACGCTGGCCCACAACGGTGAAGTCGCCGTGCACGAGGAGATCGACCTGTGGCCGGACGAGTCGGCCCCGCCCGCCCACTGGCACTTCCGCTTCTGGCAGCGCCGGCACGTGTTCCCCCACGGCGCCAACGTCCTCGCCTACGCCGCCTCGGCGGCCGGCATGCGGATCAGCGACGCCAGGGAAGCGGTGGCTCGCCGTGCGCCGTGCCGCTGGGTGGAGCTGCCGGCACGTCTTCAGCGCTGA